GCTGTTCCTCTTCGAGGAAGCGCTTGAGCATTACAGGCAGGCGATCAGCTACGCGCCTGACGATCCCGCCGCTTGGGAGCAGCTGGCCACGCTGTGCCTGCTGTCCGGGCAAACGGAGCAGCTGACGGCATTCACCCGTCAGCTGCTCCCTGCCCTGCCCCGGCGAGTGCTGAGCAGGCTGGTGCCTGCCGCACTCAATGCCCGCGCCGCCCCGTGGCTGGCGGCGCTCTGCGCAGCACCGCATCTGCCGGAGGATATCCGGCAGGTGCTTCAGGTGCTGCTAGGGACGCTGTTCCGGGACCCGGAACAGCCCGGGGCCGCATCCGCCGGGCTTGCGCGGATGCGGGGGGATATGCCGGATAACCCTTGGGTATCCGGCTATCTGTGGGCCTTGTCCTGCCGCAGCGGCGGAATCGCCGCGGCAGGACAAGGCCTGGGGCGGCTGGCGGAGCTGCCGCCCGGGCCCGCGGCCGATTCGGAACACCGTACAAATACACCGCTTAGCTTTGCAGATTATTCTTACGAAGCACAACTGCTCCTTCAGGCAGGTGCTTGGGACACATTGCTCCTGCTTGGCAGGCCTTTTGGCGCTGCACATTTTCTCTGGAGCAGACTTCCCCTGCCGCTACTGCGAGGACTACTGGATGCACCTGTTGCATTTAAGTTGCAGTGGTGTGCGGATTACACCGGGCATTTACAACACCATAGCCTTCCCGGTGATGCTGCGGAATGGCTGCTCTATGCAGCCATTGCCCAGTCTTGCGGGCAGGTCCCGCAGCTTACGTCCGCCGATGAGCAGACGCTGCGCCAATCCGGCAGCACTGCCGCAATCACTGGTCTCAGTTATTACATGCTGCTTCTTGCGGCTGAGGTTCACCCGGAGGGGAGCATCACCGCTACGGGCAGCATTCCGTGGCTGCTGCTTGTGAAGTCGGTGCTTCAGAGCGGGGGATGACAGAGATAACAATGTCTGAGGCTACGATTGGTTTCAAAGATTAACTCATTCTCTTAAAACACTCATAGAAACGAAAGACCCTGAGGGATAGCTCCCTCAAGGTCAACTTTAAAACTTTCTGTTCAGTTATAAATATTATACTCTTTAGCAACTACCCACCCATTAAGACCATACGAAGCGGAGATCACATAGTAGTTGTAATTTTCATGTAGTAAATATTCAAGAAAATCCGCTCTTTTTTCATAATACATCGGCCAAGCGAAGTCCTTTTGCTTCTCTAACAACTCCTTGTTATCTTTGACAAATGAACTTATTTCGAATTGGCTGATATCAAGAAGAATACTCCCTTGCAACTGCGTTTCAAACCTATGCGCCAAGACATCAATGAACTCAATCATGACGGGAACTGAATTGTCTTTGCCGCCCAATGTTTGGAATGTAATTTTTGACTTTTGCAAATCAACCGTATAAGAAACAATTTCATTATCATGAATATTTTGCATTTCCCCCCAACCTCCCAGTGAAAATCCTGCTCAAAATACAACATTCCAATGCTCATCCCGGCTACATTTCAAAATTGCTGCATAAAAAGCAGGATTTTTCATCCTAAAACGCTTAGCGGGGGGCAATTCTTGCATTTTATACAACAACTCTATCATATCCCCGGATATCCCGGTCGCCGTGTTGCAATATGTACAACATTATGGGAATACAGGGGTGAAAAACATTAATTGAATGACCGTTCCTCCGGCGCCACGGCAAAAGAGGCCCCTCATAGCCAAGGCCTCACTCCTCCTGTATTCACCTGCGATAAGCCGACAAGCTTACCACCGGTCGGTCATTCTTACCGGCTTGATAACGCCTGCACCGAATTCCAGTCTGTCGATGCATAACATGCGGTTGCCCGGCTCCCGGTCCCCGATAATTCTCCGGTGATAGACAATCAGCCATTCATCCCGCTCCGGCAGATGCAGATATCCGTGATGGCCGGGGCCTTCCGCTACAGGCTCCTGTCTCTCCAGAATCGTCCCGTGGTTCGCGAACGGTCCCAGCGGATTGTCGCTTACGCCGTAAGCTACCCGGTAAGTCCCGTTCGTCCATCCTCCCATCGACCACATCAGATAATATAGACCGTCCTTGTTAATCATACACGGCCCCTCCACATATCCCGGAGGGGTGACGGAACGGATAACCTCTCCGTCCGGGAACGGAACAAACCCCGTCATCTCCTCATTCATCCGGGCCACGTTGCAATGCCCCCAGCCCCCGTAATACAGATAGATTACACCGTCATCATCCTTGAACAGATGGGCGTCGATCGGCTGCGCGCCGTGAATGAACCCGCCGATCAGGGGCCGGTGGAGATACCCTCTGTAGGGGCCTTCGGGAGCATCTGCAACAGCAATCTCCAGCCCGCCGGCTTCGCCGTCCTTCTGGATATCGTTGGAGGCAAAGACCAGATAATGACGGCCGCCCTGCTCAATCTGGGTCGGAGCCCATACCGCTCTCCAGATCCAGGGGAAATCCTCCATTTCGATGATCCCCTCGTGGGTCGTCCAATGAACCAGATCCCCGGAACTGAAGGCATCCAGATTCATCTGCCGGGTATATTCCGTAAAAGATCTGGTGGCATACACATAATGCCTGTCCTGATAGGTTCTTGCTTCGGGGTCTGCATACCAGCCCGGTACAATAGGGTTCGTGATTCCTCGCAAGCGAAACCCTCCTTTCTCCGCAACCTGCAAATTAAAAGCTGTAGAGGCCGCTCTCTTCCCGTTCCCGAATCCAGACCTGCATGAAACCGGGCTCCCTGTTGTCCCAGGCATAATAGGGAATGAACCGGAGCGGCCTGCCTTCTTCATCCTGGCTCCATAGCACCGTCACCCCGCCCAGCAGCTCCGGCAGGTGCTCCACCCGGAACGTCGCCCCGGCCGGAATAGAGAAGGCATCATAGGACCATCCAGGATGATCCGTCTGCTCCAGACAATACACCACGGGTCCCCGCTGAACGGCAACCCGCCCTCTGTCCGCCTCCACTTCCGGCTTGGCCCGCACGATATTCACGGGCATATCCAGCTCTAGCACCACCTTGTCTCCCGGCGACCAATGCCGGCTGAGCACAAGATACCCTTGATCCGTCAAGGCTCCTGCCCCGCCAATTCTGGCGCCGCCGGCCTCCAGCCGATATCCCCTGCACCATTCCGGCATACGCAGCCGGATGCTGAATTCAGCGCTTGCGGCAGGGTTCACTTCAAGCTCAATTCGGCCCTTCCAAGGATACCGGGTGCTTAGCTTCAGCCTGACGCCCAGCCCGCTGGCCAGCACCAGCTCCGCTTCGCTGTTCATATATTGATTCACCGCCAGGCCATCCTCTGTAACAGCATAGGCGTACTGGCCCAGGGATGGCAGGAAGCGGGCCAGATTGGTCGGACAGCAGGAGGTTTCGAACCAGGGCACACGATGATGTCCCCCCTGTGAAGCAAGCGGATTCTCATAGAAATATTGATCCCCGGAGAGGGAGATTCCCGACAAAACGCCATTATACATTTCACGTTCTACGACATCGGCATATTTGCCGTCCCCGAACGTCAGGTTCATCCGGTGATTCCAGAACACCATGGCAATGGCCGCGCAGGTCTCGCAATAGGCTGTCTCGTTGGGCAGATCATAATCGGAGGTGAAGCCTTCATTGTGCCTGGACGGTCCGATGCCGCCCGTTATATACATGTTGCGCTCCACCGTATGTGTCCAGACCCGGTGCAGAGCCTCCGCATAAGCGGAATCGCCTGAAGCATGAACAATATCCGTCATGGCCGTATACAGATACATCGCACGGACGGCATGGCCGGTCACCTGCTTAATCTCGCGGACGGGAACATCATCCTGACAATAGGCCGGCCCCCATTCCGGATTATCCCAGATCGCGCCCACGCCATGCCCATGGCCGCGCTCCTCCAGCAGCCACAGCGCAAGCTTCCAGTAACGCTCAGCCCTGGTCACGCGGTACAGCTTCACCAGCGCCAGCTCAATCTCCTGATGCCCCTCCACCCAGTGCCGCTTGCCGGGGCCGAACACCCCGTCAACATGATCCGCCAGACGGCAGGCGACCTCCAGCAGCTCACGCTTGCCCGTGGCTTCATAGTAGGCCACCGCCGCTTCAATCAGGTGGCCGCCGTTGTACATCTCATGCTTTTCCATATCCGTCCATTTGCCCTCTGGATTCTCCAGTGTGAAGTAAGCACACAGGTAGCCGTCTTCTTCCTGCGCTGCGGCGATCAGCCCGATGATCCGGTCGGCCTCAGCCTCAAGCCGGGCATCCCGCTCCGACATCAGCGCATAGGCAATGCCTTCAAGCACCTTGTAGACATCCGAGTCATTATAATATTTGCCTTCGTAATGCCCTTCCAGCAGGCCTCCGGCCTTGGCGAAGTTCTTGATGCGGCCGGTCTCCTCACATTTGGACAGGCAATCCGGCAGCATGGTCTGCCGGAGCACCTTCAGGCGCGGCAGCCAGAACTCATCATTGATTGTAACTCCCGTAAAAGACACACCCTGCCAGGCATGAATCTTCGCTTGTTGCTCTGCCATTTCTGTTCCCCGCCTCCTTTATCCTTTTAATCCCGTTAAGGTTATGCCCTCCAGGAAGTAACGCTGTCCGGCCAGAAACACAATGACGCAGGGCAGAACGACGGTGGCCGAAGCCGCCATCAGCAGATCCCACTGGGCGGTATAGGTGCCCTGAAACATTTGCAGGCCCAGAGCGAGGGTGAAGAGACGGTCGCTTTTCAGATAGATCAGCGGACCCATAAAGTCATTCCAGGAAGCCAGGAAGCTGAATAAGGCAACCACGATAATCGCGGAACGGCTTAAGGGGAAGATGATCCGGGTATAGATTTTCCAGTAGTTGGCCCCGTCCACAAAGGCCGCTTCATCGAAATCACGCGGAATGCTCAGATAGAATTGCCGGAGCAGGAAGATGTTGAAGATCCCCCCGCCGAAATAAGCGGGCACAATCAGCGGATACAGCGTATCGTATAACCCCATCATCTGCCAGCCGAGGAAGCTAGGGATCATCGTGACCGCCGCCGGGAGCATCATGCTGGTCATCAGGACCGCGAACACCATATCCCTTCCCTTCCACTGAATCCGTGAGAATCCGAAGGCTCCGATGCTGCTCGTAATTACGGTTCCCACCAGCACGGTGACCACGATGATGAGCGTATTCTTGAAGAAGACATCGAACGGCAGCACCGTGAGCGCCTTATGGAAATTGCCCCATTGAAACGGCGCCGGTATCCATTCGGGGGGCATGGTAAATATCTGTGATAAATTCATCAGCGAGCTGCGGATCAGCCAGACAAACGGAATGATGAACATACCGGAGATCAGGATCAGCGCCCCGTAGCCTGCGGTAAGTGAAAGCTTTGACGGCCTCAAGTCCGGTCCCCCCCTTCGTAATACACCCATGACTTCGAGGTTCTGAAGACGATGAAGGTGAAGAACAGAATAATGACGAACAAGATCCAGGCCAGCGCGGACGCATAGCCCATTTCGGCATCCCGGAAGCCCGTTCTCCATAAATAAAATACATAGAACAGACTCTGGTTATTCGGTCCGCCCTGCGTCAGAATGTAAGCTTCGTTGAAGACCTGAAAGGACCCGATAATGGTCATGATTGTATTGAAAAAGATCGTGGGGGTGACCATCGGAATCGTCACATGGCTCAGCTTGCGGAACCAGCCGCCCCCGTCCACCTCAATCGCTTCGTAATACTGCCGGGGGATACCGGAGAGTCCGGCGAGGAAAATAATCACCGTGCTGCCGATCCCCCATAGCGTGGTAAGTACGACCGAGGGGATAACGCTGCCTTCCCCGTACAGCCAGTTGCTGGTCGGCAGATGCAGACGGCTCAGCAGCGAATTGATGAGTCCCAGATCGGGGTTGAGCAGCCACATCCAGATCATAGCCGAGGCCACCGCCGGAACAATACTCGGGAGGTAGATGATGGTACGGAAGATGGCCCTTCCCTTCACATTGAGATTCAGCAGCAGCGCAATCCCGAAGGAGAGGAGAATCACCGCAGGAACGCGCAGCACGACGAAATAGAAGGTGATCCCCAGCGATTTATAGAACAGCTCATCCTCGCCTGAGAACAGCCGCATGTAATTATCCAGACCCGCAAAGGCAGTCTGCTCCTTGAACACATTATAGTCGGTCAGGCTGAGCACCAGGCTGGCGATCATGGGACCCAGCGTAAAGATGGCAAACCCAAGGATGGCAGGGGCCGTGAACAGCAGCCCGTAGAACATTCCCTTTCGCATACCGGCCTCCAATCTCGAAATTTCGGCAAAAAGAACGGCGAACGAGGATTCGGACGCCGCTCCCTGCTGCTAGTTTCGCAGTTAGTTATTCCTTAATATCACGGCGTCCCTTAATCTGAGCCTGAGCTTTTGCAGCGATCGAGTCCATCGCTTCCTGGGCGGTCTGCTGGCCGAGCCATACCTTATCCAGGGCGGGATTGACCAGATCCATAATATTGTTGAAATTCTTCACATATCCGGTCGGCGTCTGGTGGCCTTTGGTCAGAATCACATCCACGATAGCTTCTTTATAACCGGAAGGTCTGGCATCCAGATTCTCCGTCCATTTGGCCAGCAGCGCAGGATCGGTATACCAGTCCTTGGGAGACGGCATCCAGGTTCCGGCTGTAAGCATATCAATGGAGGCTTCGGGGTCAAGCAGCGCCTTCAGCAGCTCCCAGGTTTCCTGGGGATGCTTGGTAGATTTGAAGATGGAGAACATGCCGCAGACCACCGTGGTGACCGGCTCCTTCATTACAGGCATCACCCCGACATTGAAGTTGAACTTCGATTGGGCGAGTCCTGCGCTTGCCCATTGTCCATCGACTGTCATCGCTACCTTTTTGGTCTGGAGAGCCACATTCGTTGCGGGAATGTTCTTGGACTGTACAGGTGAAGGGGATACATGATGCACATTCATCAGATCGGATATTTTCTGAAGGGCTTCGACCGCTTCCGGCTGATTAAGGCCGAAGGTTTTGCCGTCCGCCGAGATGAAATCCCCGCCGTTGGAATAGATGAAGTTGCTGTACACCCCCCACCAGGTGGAGATATTTGCTCCATATTGCTTGATTTTTGCCGGATCAAAGTCCGGGTCGGCCGCTGTTTTGCCGTTCATGTCCACGGTCAACTTCTTGGCAACCTCGACAAATTCATCCCAGGTCCAGGCATCCGCCACATTCGACGGAGGTGGTTCAACACCGGCCTCCTTGAAGATATCCTCATTGTAGAACAATCCGAAGGATTCCGGTCCCGGTCCGATGCCGATGACATTGCCCGGCTCCAGCGAATAGGTGATATTAGGCACCAGTGTATCCGGACTGATATCAGCATCCGTATCCAGGAATTCCTGAAGATTATAGAATTTGCCCTGCTCCGCCATCGGAAAAGCAATCGTGCCCGATTCCATCATGGCAATGTCGGGAACATCATTCCCGGCGACCATAGTCGTCAGCTTGGTATCATAATCAGCGGCAATATGCTGAAGCTCGACCTTAACGCTCGGATGCTTGGCCTCGAAATTCTGAATCGCTTTTTTATATGGAGCCACTTCCTCCGGTGATCCCCAGACAGTCATCCGCAGCTTAATATTCTCCTTCGATCCGGAATTTCCGGAAGATGCGGAAGTGTCAGGGCTTGCAGTATCCGACTTCGAGCACGCAGACAGCACGGCGGCAAGCATCAGAACCAGAGCCAATGTGATGAAGACTGATTTTCTGGGTTGCGACATATTCCAAGCCCCTCTCGATTTCTAAGTTCAACGGGTTCATAGCTGCAGTCTATGATGCCTTTATTATAAAATATAAGATAGCGCTTACATAACCCTAATCTCTTTGGATTGGTGGACCTGGATTGGCTTATAGCGGCAACGCAATCACTACCTTCGTGCCTGTTCCCGGAGTCGAGGAGATGGATATCCCGTACTCGCCGCCGTAGGTCATCTGAATGCGGTCAATAGTATTTTTAATGCCCACGGAAGAAGATTTCTGATACAGAATCCTCTGTACCGTCTCCGCACTCATGCCCCGGCCGTTGTCGGCCACCTCGTAATGCCGGGTTCTGCCGTTAATCCAGCCGCGGATTCCAATGAGTCCGCCAGAGCCGGTCTGATCGAAGCCGTGAAGAATCGCATTCTCCACAAAAGGTTGGAACAGAAGTCTGGGCACATCGTATTCAAAAAGCCGCGGGTCCATATCATACTCCACGGTGAACTTATCCTCGAAGCGGATCGACATAATATAGAAGTAATTACTCATCCAGCTCATCTCTTCGGACAAAGGTACGGCATCCCATGTCTTCCTGGAGGTATAATGCAGCATGTTGGACAGGCAGACAAGCATCCTGCTAAGCTCCTGCTGATCATTCTCAATTGCCGTCCAGTTCATCACATTCAGCGTATTGTACAGGAAATGCGGATGCATCTGCATGTTCAGTGCCTGTATCTCGGCCTCCTTCTCCTTCAGCTTGATCTCGTAATTCTCTGTCACGAGCAGGTGAATCCGGTCATTCATCCGGTTGAAGCGCTGCGTCAGCATGCCGAACTCGTCATTGCTCACCACATCCACGCGGGTCTGGAAATCGCCTTCGCCCACCGATCTCATCGCACTGAGCAGACGCTTGATGGGCTTAGTGATTTTACCCGCAATGAAATAAGCGAAGATCAGGGCCACAATCCCCATCACAACGGCCAGGGCGGTAATAGAAGTCCGGATCACTGGCACCAGGCTGCTCACCAGCCCTGCCTCCGGTATCCACACGACAGACATCCAGCCGGTCACCTCCGAACGGTCGAAACAGACGATCACGGCTTCGCCGTTCAGCGTCATTCTCCGCGCCCCGCTTTTCTCCCGCTGGAGCTCGTCCAGCCACGCTTCCTTATAAGTCTGGGCAACGTTCCCCGGCTCACTGCTGGCGACCACCTTATCCTGCGGATCAAGTACCATGTAGCGTGAGCTTCCCGGAATGCTGTCTGCATACAAGGATTTGAGCACCTCAGATTTGAAGCTTATGGCAAGTACGGGGCGTTCCACTCCGGCATCCATTTTGGCAAGCTTCGTATTGCTCAGATAGGTGAAATCCAGCAGCCGTGTAGCCGAGAAGAGATAACGGAACTCCAGGTTTCCGCCTTGCAGATAGGACTGGTTGAACATGGACGCGAACTCATAAGTCGGTATCCACACCAGCTTCCCTCCCGCCTGCCGGGCCATACGGTATATATCCGATTGCGTCGGTTCTCCTTGAGGCAGGGGTTGTCCGAAGGTGAAATAGGAGGTCCATAGCTGATAGGCAAAGATATCCTGGTTCTGGGAAAATGTTTTGCTGAGCACAGCCGTCACCTGCCGGTCAGCTGCGAACAGCTCCGCTTCATTCGCGGGGTCCAGCTGGTTGAAGATGCGGAACAGATCCTTATCGAGAAACAAGGACATGCTGTTCTGGTCCACGATCCGCAGCTTGGTGTCCATAACTTCATTATTTTTCCTGACAATCTCATACACATTCTTCTGCGCCTGCTCTGTGATAATCTTCAGGCTGGTCCGGTAGAACAAAGCCCCCAGAACGAGCAGGGGAATGGCGATCAGCAGAATATAGCTGGCCAGCAGCCGGTAACGGAAGGTGATCTTCATGCCTCACGTTTCCTTTGCGAGAGCGCGTGTTTATAGGCTTTGGGCGACATGCCGTAATACTTCTTGAATACGCGGCAAAAATATTTCGTATCCTGAAATCCGCATTCCAGGGATACCTCATATATTCGGAGCGGCTCCCCGGCGAGCAGCACCTTAGCCCGCTTCATCCGGGCCGCCGTCACATGCTCAGAGAACGTTTTTCCCGTCCTGTTCTTAATCAGTGTACTGAAATAGGAAGGGTTAAAATGGAAATGATCGGCTGCCCGCTCCAGTGTAAGCTCCTCCTTCCTATGCTGCTGTATCCAGCTTAGGCATTCAGCGATCATGCTCTCCCCCTGATCCTGCCGGGATACGGTTAAGGCCAAATGCGCTTCCCGGAGTGCCTGCCCCAAATGGGCCACCAGCTCCCGGTACGAGCGGCATGAGCGGATAAGCATCGTAGCCGTACCGGTCAGCTTCTGCTGCGCTCTCTTATCCAGAATGTCCTGATGCTCATTACGGATCTGCAGCAGCATCAGCGATGCCTGCTCCTTCAGCAGCATAGGGCTGGCCTGTCCACCGTCCGCAAGCTGGCAGAGGGCTTCCACACAAGCTTCCAATACCAGCGCAGCATCATCCATTTTCAACGCCTCATAGACCTTGCTCCAGTCAGGAACGGCCTCAAGGGAAGAAGACCTAATCTCATCTGAGAACAGCAGCCCCTGCCGGAAATCATAGAAGTTGTAACTGTTGGCCGTTCTGGCCGCCAGATAGGACCGCGGCGCTTCCTCCCGGAGAGAACGGCATTCCGGGCCAATCCCGTGGGTGAGCTGTCCGGTATGCGCCCAATCCGCAGCCAAGGACTGGGCGATGGACCGGGCTTCTTCCCGCTTGTCCCCGGTAAGGCCTTCCAGGGTAATCAAGGTAA
This genomic interval from Paenibacillus sp. FSL H8-0332 contains the following:
- a CDS encoding glycoside hydrolase family 43 protein; amino-acid sequence: MRGITNPIVPGWYADPEARTYQDRHYVYATRSFTEYTRQMNLDAFSSGDLVHWTTHEGIIEMEDFPWIWRAVWAPTQIEQGGRHYLVFASNDIQKDGEAGGLEIAVADAPEGPYRGYLHRPLIGGFIHGAQPIDAHLFKDDDGVIYLYYGGWGHCNVARMNEEMTGFVPFPDGEVIRSVTPPGYVEGPCMINKDGLYYLMWSMGGWTNGTYRVAYGVSDNPLGPFANHGTILERQEPVAEGPGHHGYLHLPERDEWLIVYHRRIIGDREPGNRMLCIDRLEFGAGVIKPVRMTDRW
- a CDS encoding beta-L-arabinofuranosidase domain-containing protein, with product MAEQQAKIHAWQGVSFTGVTINDEFWLPRLKVLRQTMLPDCLSKCEETGRIKNFAKAGGLLEGHYEGKYYNDSDVYKVLEGIAYALMSERDARLEAEADRIIGLIAAAQEEDGYLCAYFTLENPEGKWTDMEKHEMYNGGHLIEAAVAYYEATGKRELLEVACRLADHVDGVFGPGKRHWVEGHQEIELALVKLYRVTRAERYWKLALWLLEERGHGHGVGAIWDNPEWGPAYCQDDVPVREIKQVTGHAVRAMYLYTAMTDIVHASGDSAYAEALHRVWTHTVERNMYITGGIGPSRHNEGFTSDYDLPNETAYCETCAAIAMVFWNHRMNLTFGDGKYADVVEREMYNGVLSGISLSGDQYFYENPLASQGGHHRVPWFETSCCPTNLARFLPSLGQYAYAVTEDGLAVNQYMNSEAELVLASGLGVRLKLSTRYPWKGRIELEVNPAASAEFSIRLRMPEWCRGYRLEAGGARIGGAGALTDQGYLVLSRHWSPGDKVVLELDMPVNIVRAKPEVEADRGRVAVQRGPVVYCLEQTDHPGWSYDAFSIPAGATFRVEHLPELLGGVTVLWSQDEEGRPLRFIPYYAWDNREPGFMQVWIREREESGLYSF
- a CDS encoding carbohydrate ABC transporter permease — translated: MFIIPFVWLIRSSLMNLSQIFTMPPEWIPAPFQWGNFHKALTVLPFDVFFKNTLIIVVTVLVGTVITSSIGAFGFSRIQWKGRDMVFAVLMTSMMLPAAVTMIPSFLGWQMMGLYDTLYPLIVPAYFGGGIFNIFLLRQFYLSIPRDFDEAAFVDGANYWKIYTRIIFPLSRSAIIVVALFSFLASWNDFMGPLIYLKSDRLFTLALGLQMFQGTYTAQWDLLMAASATVVLPCVIVFLAGQRYFLEGITLTGLKG
- a CDS encoding sugar ABC transporter permease; translation: MRKGMFYGLLFTAPAILGFAIFTLGPMIASLVLSLTDYNVFKEQTAFAGLDNYMRLFSGEDELFYKSLGITFYFVVLRVPAVILLSFGIALLLNLNVKGRAIFRTIIYLPSIVPAVASAMIWMWLLNPDLGLINSLLSRLHLPTSNWLYGEGSVIPSVVLTTLWGIGSTVIIFLAGLSGIPRQYYEAIEVDGGGWFRKLSHVTIPMVTPTIFFNTIMTIIGSFQVFNEAYILTQGGPNNQSLFYVFYLWRTGFRDAEMGYASALAWILFVIILFFTFIVFRTSKSWVYYEGGDRT
- a CDS encoding sugar ABC transporter substrate-binding protein, whose amino-acid sequence is MSQPRKSVFITLALVLMLAAVLSACSKSDTASPDTSASSGNSGSKENIKLRMTVWGSPEEVAPYKKAIQNFEAKHPSVKVELQHIAADYDTKLTTMVAGNDVPDIAMMESGTIAFPMAEQGKFYNLQEFLDTDADISPDTLVPNITYSLEPGNVIGIGPGPESFGLFYNEDIFKEAGVEPPPSNVADAWTWDEFVEVAKKLTVDMNGKTAADPDFDPAKIKQYGANISTWWGVYSNFIYSNGGDFISADGKTFGLNQPEAVEALQKISDLMNVHHVSPSPVQSKNIPATNVALQTKKVAMTVDGQWASAGLAQSKFNFNVGVMPVMKEPVTTVVCGMFSIFKSTKHPQETWELLKALLDPEASIDMLTAGTWMPSPKDWYTDPALLAKWTENLDARPSGYKEAIVDVILTKGHQTPTGYVKNFNNIMDLVNPALDKVWLGQQTAQEAMDSIAAKAQAQIKGRRDIKE
- a CDS encoding sensor histidine kinase, which codes for MKITFRYRLLASYILLIAIPLLVLGALFYRTSLKIITEQAQKNVYEIVRKNNEVMDTKLRIVDQNSMSLFLDKDLFRIFNQLDPANEAELFAADRQVTAVLSKTFSQNQDIFAYQLWTSYFTFGQPLPQGEPTQSDIYRMARQAGGKLVWIPTYEFASMFNQSYLQGGNLEFRYLFSATRLLDFTYLSNTKLAKMDAGVERPVLAISFKSEVLKSLYADSIPGSSRYMVLDPQDKVVASSEPGNVAQTYKEAWLDELQREKSGARRMTLNGEAVIVCFDRSEVTGWMSVVWIPEAGLVSSLVPVIRTSITALAVVMGIVALIFAYFIAGKITKPIKRLLSAMRSVGEGDFQTRVDVVSNDEFGMLTQRFNRMNDRIHLLVTENYEIKLKEKEAEIQALNMQMHPHFLYNTLNVMNWTAIENDQQELSRMLVCLSNMLHYTSRKTWDAVPLSEEMSWMSNYFYIMSIRFEDKFTVEYDMDPRLFEYDVPRLLFQPFVENAILHGFDQTGSGGLIGIRGWINGRTRHYEVADNGRGMSAETVQRILYQKSSSVGIKNTIDRIQMTYGGEYGISISSTPGTGTKVVIALPL
- a CDS encoding response regulator is translated as MRILIVDDEPRHLRGMVNLIGRLRPEDQVEVAKDGLSAMEAVKAHHPDAILTDIRMPGMDGLEFLERLKLEDIKTRVVMVSAYNLFEYAQKAVRHGAYDYLLKPVEIEKIAEVLRRIDLLLTAEQRQRREEEEMQHRLKLASSAYLNRLMLSWLNGSASVAELAELNGYGWLRESGVAVYSELNSCQDSGERQDSGVFIRALEQAWSRWGEAITIPLSGMTEVGPLAAVTLITLEGLTGDKREEARSIAQSLAADWAHTGQLTHGIGPECRSLREEAPRSYLAARTANSYNFYDFRQGLLFSDEIRSSSLEAVPDWSKVYEALKMDDAALVLEACVEALCQLADGGQASPMLLKEQASLMLLQIRNEHQDILDKRAQQKLTGTATMLIRSCRSYRELVAHLGQALREAHLALTVSRQDQGESMIAECLSWIQQHRKEELTLERAADHFHFNPSYFSTLIKNRTGKTFSEHVTAARMKRAKVLLAGEPLRIYEVSLECGFQDTKYFCRVFKKYYGMSPKAYKHALSQRKREA